DNA from Vibrio japonicus:
AGCTTCTTATCGAAAAATGCATATTGCAGCCTCGCCACGTTGAAGTTCAGGTATTTGCTGACCAACATGGCAACTGTGTTTATCTTTCTGATCGCGATTGCTCTATTCAACGTCGTCACCAAAAGGTGGTCGAAGAAGCTCCTGCACCCGGCCTGAGTGATGAACTGCGAAAACAAATGGGTGAAGCCGCAGTTCAGGCCGCTCAAGCGATTGACTATGTAGGCGCTGGTACGGTTGAGTTCTTGCTCGATAGCCGAGGTCAATTCTACTTCATGGAGATGAATACCCGTCTGCAAGTTGAACACCCTGTCACTGAATTGATCACTGGCGTTGATTTGGTTGAATGGCAATTCAAAGTCGCAGCTGGCGAGTGTTTACCTATCTCGCAATCCGAAATCACCCATAACGGACACTCAATCGAGCTGCGAATTTACGCCGAAGATGCCGACAACGACTTTATGCCGTCGACTGGACGCATTGATTATTTACAAGAACCCATTTCGGACAGCAATGTTCGACTAGCATTTTTGCGCGTTGATAGTGGTGTGACCCAAGACGATACCATTAGCGAGTACTACGATCCGATGATCAGCAAACTGATCGTCTGGGGGCAAACACGTGATATCGCGCTGAAGCAGCTTAAACAGGCGTTAACTCAATATCACGTGCGTGGAGTAACGACAAACATCGGTTATCTGCATAGCATTGTTTCGCAGCCAGCCTTTGCCGACATTGAGCTCGATACAGGTTTCCTAGTTAAACATCAGCAAGACATTAGCGCTCAGCAAAACGTGTCGGATTCTATCTGGCTAACGTTGGCGGCGGTTGCTCGCTGGAATGCTCTCATTTCAAAATCAGACAGCTCAACGTTACCCTCGCCAACCAAACGAGGTTTTAGGCTGTCAGTTGACAACGTTTATCGATTTAACTTCACGGATGACAATGCCAATCATCAAGTACGTTTGCATCATTCGTCTCAAGAGAATTCGTCTCAGCAATCATGCACTCAACATCCTGAGCCCTTCACTATCGAATGTGGCGAAGAACGACATCAGGTGACACTGCTTGAAAATGACAACCCGTTTATCGTTGATATCGATAATGTGCGTTACACCTTTAACGCGCTCAACGACGAACAAAAGACAACCGTGTT
Protein-coding regions in this window:
- a CDS encoding acetyl/propionyl/methylcrotonyl-CoA carboxylase subunit alpha, with amino-acid sequence MFKRILIANRGEIACRIIKTAKSMAIETVAVYSEADRSSLHVKQADFAEFIGPAPASESYLDIDAIIGAAKKWQADAIHPGYGFLSENPKLAKACSENDIVFIGPSTSAIEAMGSKSQAKAIMSEANVPLVPGYHGTDNSVEHLLAEAEKIGYPVMLKATQGGGGKGMRVVNSAAEMPLAIDGAQREALSSFGDKQLLIEKCILQPRHVEVQVFADQHGNCVYLSDRDCSIQRRHQKVVEEAPAPGLSDELRKQMGEAAVQAAQAIDYVGAGTVEFLLDSRGQFYFMEMNTRLQVEHPVTELITGVDLVEWQFKVAAGECLPISQSEITHNGHSIELRIYAEDADNDFMPSTGRIDYLQEPISDSNVRLAFLRVDSGVTQDDTISEYYDPMISKLIVWGQTRDIALKQLKQALTQYHVRGVTTNIGYLHSIVSQPAFADIELDTGFLVKHQQDISAQQNVSDSIWLTLAAVARWNALISKSDSSTLPSPTKRGFRLSVDNVYRFNFTDDNANHQVRLHHSSQENSSQQSCTQHPEPFTIECGEERHQVTLLENDNPFIVDIDNVRYTFNALNDEQKTTVFYLGQQRTFAHQPSFESPKGKDDELSPTAPLNGVISAVMVNKGDEVAAGDPLLVLEAMKMEYTITAPVAATVDEVFYQHGDQVQHGSILLHLISAPDNVCEDKEREYATSEG